A genomic window from Salvia hispanica cultivar TCC Black 2014 chromosome 5, UniMelb_Shisp_WGS_1.0, whole genome shotgun sequence includes:
- the LOC125186882 gene encoding CBL-interacting protein kinase 18, translating to MDSKSNVLMHRYELGRLLGQGTFGKVYYARSLQTGQSVAIKVIDKEKITKVGIINQIKREISIMRLVRHPYIIHLYEVMATKTKIYFVMEYAKGGELFNKVAKGRLKEDLARKYFHQLINAVDFCHSRGVYHRDLKPENILLDENENLKISDFGLSALAESRRQDGLLHTTCGTPAYVAPEVISRKGYDGTRSDIWSCGVILFVLLSGYLPFHSSNLMELYRKIGKADFKCPKWISPEARRLLLRILDANPMTRASIAKIKESTWFKMGLSSNLEGNDAESSTSTSQHDSTSPDNRLANLNAFDIISLSAGFDLSRLFEEPSVKKEARFISLKPASVIISKLEELAKRMKLKISKKDAGLFKFEGTEEGRKGYLSIDAEIFMLTPAFHMVEIKKTSGDSLEYQNMFDESIRPGLQDIVWAWQGEPQPHPEPNRQQDELLLPSSSSSSSQEQHSEQQPNQDHLQQQLLLLQEQLP from the coding sequence ATGGATAGTAAGAGTAATGTGTTGATGCATAGATATGAGTTAGGAAGGTTATTAGGGCAAGGCACATTTGGAAAAGTTTATTACGCAAGGAGTCTACAAACGGGACAGAGTGTAGCCATTAAAGTTATAGACAAGGAAAAGATTACAAAGGTGGGGAtcataaatcaaatcaagagGGAGATATCGATTATGAGATTGGTCCGGCATCCTTACATTATTCATCTTTACGAGGTGATGGCTACCAAGACAAAGATCTACTTCGTGATGGAATACGCTAAAGGAGGCGAGCTATTCAACAAAGTCGCGAAAGGGAGGCTAAAGGAAGATCTAGCACGGAAATATTTCCATCAGTTGATAAATGCAGTCGACTTCTGCCATAGCAGGGGCGTCTACCACCGGGATTTGAAGCCTGAAAACATATTGTTGGACGAGAATGAGAATCTGAAGATCTCCGATTTTGGTTTGAGCGCGCTAGCAGAATCAAGGCGCCAAGACGGTCTTCTCCACACGACGTGTGGGACACCTGCCTACGTCGCCCCTGAAGTGATCAGCAGGAAGGGCTATGATGGCACCAGATCCGATATCTGGTCTTGTGGGGTGattctttttgttttgctGTCTGGATATCTTCCATTTCATAGCTCAAATTTGATGGAGCTGTACAGAAAGATCGGGAAGGCCGACTTCAAATGCCCTAAATGGATCTCTCCCGAAGCGCGAAGGCTGCTTTTAAGAATATTGGATGCGAATCCAATGACTCGGGCTTCAATTGCGAAGATCAAGGAAAGCACTTGGTTCAAGATGGGATTGAGCTCTAACTTAGAAGGCAACGATGCTGAAAGCAGCACGTCCACGAGCCAGCACGACAGTACATCTCCAGACAACAGACTCGCGAACCTTAATGCGTTCGATATCATATCCCTCTCAGCTGGATTCGACCTATCCAGACTGTTTGAGGAGCCTTCAGTAAAGAAAGAAGCTAGATTCATTTCACTGAAGCCCGCCTCTGTCATCATATCGAAGCTGGAAGAACTCGCCAAGCGCATGAAGCTCAAGATAAGTAAAAAGGACGCTGGGTTGTTCAAGTTTGAAGGAACCGAAGAAGGTAGAAAGGGGTATTTGTCGATTGATGCAGAGATCTTCATGCTCACACCAGCCTTTCATATGGTTGAGATCAAGAAAACCAGTGGAGATTCGCTGGAGTATCAGAATATGTTTGACGAGTCTATTAGACCTGGCCTGCAAGACATTGTTTGGGCTTGGCAAGGCGAACCACAGCCTCACCCCGAGCCCAACCGGCAACAGGACGAGCTCCTACTGccatcatcatcgtcatcatcatcGCAGGAGCAACATTCGGAGCAGCAGCCAAATCAAGATCACTTACAGCAGCAGCTGTTGCTGCTGCAAGAACAACTGCCTTGA
- the LOC125190428 gene encoding uncharacterized protein LOC125190428 has translation MCPLRIILIFLSATLAGFFVLRNLNSSPDLSNDAVEEESDSSDSTPLSSKVCTAFGKGFWTCVDMASGRYLWRNLVSSRSSTTAKLAAD, from the exons ATGTGTCCGCTCAGAATTATTTTGATCTTCCTCTCTGCAACCCTCGCCGGATTCTTCGTTCTCAGAAACCTCAACTCCTCGCCTGACCTTTCAAACGACGCCGTCGAAGAAGAATCCGACTCCTCTGACTCCACCCCTCTCTCTTCCAAG GTTTGCACGGCGTTTGGGAAGGGATTTTGGACTTGCGTGGACATGGCAAGCGGCAGGTACCTGTGGAGGAATTTGGTTTCATCGAGATCTTCGACAACGGCCAAGCTTGCTGCCGATTAA
- the LOC125186884 gene encoding cationic peroxidase 1-like gives MAMKRWSVMIAMMLVLQQQMLICRAQLSSHNPYATSCPKALTTIKAAVYSAILKDRGIGASLLRLHFHDCFVNGCDASVLLDDTHSFTGEKTAGPNNNSLRGFEVIDSIKSQLEAICPQLVSCADILALAARDSVVALSGPSWAVQLGRRDSTTASYDAANSEIPSPSLDVADLISAFSNKGFTPKELVALSGAHTIGQARCSVFRGRIYNESNIYASFATSLKSNCPLNGSDDTLSPLDSTSPVSFDTSYFKNLQANRGLLHSDQELFSGSASTDTHVTAYTNNPPAFFADFATAMIKMGGLSPLTGTDGQIRTNCRKIN, from the exons ATGGCAATGAAGCGTTGGTCAGTAATGATAGCGATGATGTTAGTTTTGCAGCAGCAGATGTTGATATGTAGAGCCCAACTATCCTCACACAACCCCTACGCCACATCTTGCCCCAAAGCTCTCACCACCATCAAAGCTGCTGTCTACTCAGCTATTCTCAAGGACCGCGGCATCGGAGCTTCCTTGCTCCGCCTCCATTTCCACGACTGCTTCGTCAAT GGATGCGATGCATCGGTTCTTCTAGATGACACCCACAGTTTCACCGGAGAGAAAACCGCAGGCCCCAATAACAACTCGCTGAGGGGCTTTGAGGTCATCGACTCCATCAAGTCCCAGCTCGAAGCCATCTGCCCTCAACTCGTTTCTTGTGCCGATATATTGGCCCTTGCTGCCCGCGATTCTGTTGTCGCG TTGAGTGGACCTTCTTGGGCTGTTCAGCTAGGGCGGAGGGATTCCACCACCGCCAGTTACGACGCTGCCAACTCAGAAATCCCGTCTCCATCCTTGGATGTAGCCGACCTCATCTCCGCCTTCTCCAACAAAGGCTTTACACCCAAAGAACTGGTTGCCCTTTCAG GCGCTCACACAATAGGGCAAGCAAGATGCTCGGTGTTCCGAGGGCGCATCTACAACGAGAGCAACATCTACGCCTCATTCGCCACCTCCCTCAAATCCAACTGCCCCTTAAACGGCAGCGACGACACTCTCTCCCCCCTCGACTCCACCAGCCCGGTCTCGTTCGACACTTCCTACTTCAAGAATCTGCAGGCCAACCGTGGCTTACTGCACTCCGACCAGGAGCTCTTCAGCGGTAGCGCTTCCACCGACACTCACGTCACCGCCTACACTAATAATCCGCCGGCATTCTTCGCCGATTTCGCCACTGCCATGATCAAGATGGGGGGCCTCAGCCCCCTCACAGGAACCGACGGTCAGATCCGAACCAACTGCAGGAAAATCAACTAA
- the LOC125186883 gene encoding structure-specific endonuclease subunit slx1 codes for MGRRRKAKEPQIPAADQIGRNGEEEEEDDDDDKGSGFFACYLLTSLCPRFKGQTYIGYTVNPRRRIRQHNGEIGSGACRTKRKRPWEMVLCIYGFPTNIAALQFEWAWQHPLESLAIRKAAAGFKSISGLANKIKLAYTMLTLPPWQSLDLTVNLFSTKYRLHTSGCPALPEQMKTKVSSMDELPCYNENVCINDEWDDFESECILHELKEKESTGAMREQEVHNSPSYHVSEENFNQQINHASPESTGAMREQRLHYSPRYHVSEENFNHQVNHASPESSGCQARTWVGSQSNSSPARKLCSPSSSLFAEEKQSPGLGKPTTVSDEPQTDGYRVLISTDISGHDVEVIDLFTPSPCYMEKSGSKKRRRRPNLGPEVIDLTNSPIFV; via the exons ATGGGGCGAAGAAGAAAGGCAAAAGAGCCCCAAATCCCTGCGGCGGATCAAATCGGCAGAaatggtgaagaagaagaagaagatgatgatgatgataaggGATCGGGCTTCTTCGCCTGCTACTTGCTCACTTCTCTCTGTCCCCGCTTCAAAGGCCAAACATACATCGG ATATACTGTCAATCCACGACGGAGAATTCGTCAGCATAACGGCGAAATAGGGAGCGGCGCGTGCCGCACCAAGAGGAAGCGCCCCTGGGAAATGGTGCTCTGCATCTACGGCTTCCCTACTAATATCGCGGCTCTTCAG TTCGAGTGGGCGTGGCAACACCCGTTAGAATCTCTAGCGATCAGGAAGGCGGCTGCAGGTTTCAAATCGATATCTGGACTTGCAAACAAGATTAAACTGGCCTATACAATGCTAACCCTTCCTCCCTGGCAAAG TTTGGACCTCACGGTGAACCTATTCTCAACAAAATACCGACTGCATACCTCCGGCTGTCCAGCCTTGCCCGAGCAGATGAAGACCAAAGTCAGTTCCATGGACGAGTTGCCATGTTACAATGAAAATGTATGTATAAACGATGAATGGGATGATTTTGAAAGTGAGTGCATTTTGCATGAactgaaagaaaaagaatcaaCTGGAGCAATGAGGGAACAAGAAGTTCACAATTCTCCTAGCTATCATGTTTCTGAAGAAAACTTTAACCAGCAGATAAACCATGCTAGTCCTGAATCAACTGGAGCAATGAGAGAACAACGACTTCACTATTCTCCTAGATATCATGTTTCTGAAGAAAACTTCAACCATCAGGTAAATCATGCTAGTCCTGAATCAAGTGGATGTCAGGCAAGAACATGGGTGGGATCTCAATCCAATTCGTCCCCTGCCAGAAAATTGTGTTCACCTTCTAGCTCCTTGTTTGCTGAAGAGAAACAGAGTCCAGGGTTAGGCAAGCCAACTACAGTATCAGATGAGCCACAAACTGACGGATATCGAGTGTTGATCAGTACTGACATCAGTGGCCACGACGTGGAGGTCATTGATCTTTTCACGCCTTCACCTTGTTATATGGAAAAGTCAGGCAGCAAGAAGAGGAGAAGGCGGCCGAATCTGGGCCCTGAGGTGATTGACTTGACTAATTCTCCCATCTTTGTataa
- the LOC125188011 gene encoding protein TIC110, chloroplastic, translated as MNPSILLTTAPPSPCPNTPLLSPFLSTTAHLRFSSVNLRRHRYKICDIRCSTDQSSTPAVKPDLVGEKRQLNAVQSVVDALPPPVRIASSVLIVAAAAAAGYGLGSRFGGSRNAAIGGAVAVGAAGAGAAYALNSCVPEVAATSLHNYVVECGGPGAVKKEDVDAIAKKYGVSKQNESFNAELCDIYCRFVTSVLPPGNEDLKGDEVETIINYKNSLGIDDPDAAAMHMEIGRRIFRQRLETGDRDDDMEQRRAFQKLVYVSNLVFGEASGFLLPWKRVFKVTDSQVEVAVRDNAQRLYAFKLAPISQDVDESQLISLREAQLLYRLSDQLAEDLFREHTRKLVEKSISAAVSILKSRTKAVKPVIEELDKILAFNNKLVSLKNHPDASRFARGVGAISLIGGEYDGDRKMDDLKLLYKAYVSDALSGGRMEDEKLAALNQLKNIFGLGRREAESITLEVTIQVYRRRLQQAVSSGDLMEADSKAAYLQNLCEELHFDPEKAIEIHEEIYRRKLQQLVADKGELSDDDVKTLEQIQIMFCIPKQTVEAAHADICGGVFEKLVKEAIASGVDGYDAETKKAVRKAAFGLRLTREVAMSIAGKAVRRIFINYIQRARAAGSRTESAKELKKMIAFNTLVVTELVADIKGEQTESADSPPEDPTTKEEQQTEDDEEWESLQSLRKARPSKENTAGKASQKEINLRDDLPERDRNDLYKTYLMYCLTGEVTRIPFGAQITTKKDDSEYVLLNQLGGILGLTDKEIVDVHRGLAEQAFRQEAEVILADGQLTKNRIEQLNELQKNVGLPPQYAQKIIKNITTTKLSAALETAVGRGRLSIKEIRELKENGVDVDNMITGSLRENLFKKTIDAIFSSGTGEFDDEEVYEKIPKDLNIDAEKARQVVHELAQARLSNSLVQAVALLRQRNNQGVVNSLNDLLACDKAVPATPVSWEVPEELADLFLVYLKSDQAPEKVARVQYLLNISDSTAESLRAMKDKGSSNGSAEQEEFVF; from the exons ATGAATCCATCAATTCTGCTCACAACAGCTCCTCCCTCGCCCTGCCCCAACACCCCCCTTCTCTCCCCCTTTCTATCCACCACCGCCCACCTCCGTTTCTCATCAGTTAATCTCCGCCGCCATCGCTATAAAATCTGCGATATCCGCTGCTCTACCGACCAATCCTCGACTCCCGCGGTCAAACCTGATTTAGTCGGGGAGAAGCGGCAGCTCAACGCCGTCCAGTCCGTCGTCGATGCGCTGCCTCCGCCCGTCCGAATTGCCAGCTCCGTGCTGATCGTGGCTGCCGCGGCTGCTGCTGGATACGGTCTCGGCTCGAGGTTCGGTGGCTCTCGCAATGCCGCCATCGGTGGTGCCGTGGCGGTTGGTGCTGCCGGCGCTGGGGCGGCCTATGCGTTGAATTCGTGTGTGCCGGAGGTTGCGGCCACTAGCTTGCATAATTATGTGGTGGAATGTGGTGGTCCTGGAGCCGTTAAGAAGGAAGATGTAGACGCCATTGcgaaaaa ATATGGTGTTAGCAAACAGAATGAGTCTTTCAATGCAGAGCTTTGTGATATTTATTGTCG ATTTGTAACATCTGTCCTTCCTCCTGGAAATGAAGATCTCAAAGGTGACGAAGTTGAGACCATTATTAACTACAAAAACTCATTGGGCATTGATGACCCGGATGCGGCAGCCATGCACATGGAG ATTGGTAGGCGGATTTTCAGGCAAAGACTTGAAACTGGGGATCGTGATGATGATATGGAACAACGTCGG GCCTTTCAGAAGCTGGTTTATGTCTCAAATCTTGTGTTTGGAGAAGCATCTGGTTTCTTGTTACCTTGGAAACGTGTGTTCAAGGTCACTGATTCTCAG GTAGAGGTTGCTGTCCGGGACAATGCCCAAAGATTGTATGCTTTCAAGCTTGCACCAATTTCCCAAG ATGTTGATGAGAGCCAGCTGATAAGCCTTAGGGAAGCGCAACTCCTTTATCGATTATCTGATCAG CTTGCTGAAGACTTGTTTAGGGAGCATACAAGAAAACTTGTGGAGAAAAGTATTTCAGCAGCTGTCAGCATATTGAAGTCCAGAACTAAAGCTGT GAAACCTGTGATTGAGGagcttgataaaatactagcTTTTAATAATAAGTTGGTCTCTCTTAAGAACCATCCTGATGCCAGTCGCTTTGCTCGTGGGGTTGGTGCCATATCTTTAATAG GTGGGGAGTATGATGGTGACCGGAAAATGGATGACTTGAAGCTTCTGTACAAAGCATATGTGTCAGATGCTTTATCAGGGGGACGCATGGAAGATGAAAAG CTTGCTGCACTGAATCAATTGAAGAATATATTTGGTTTAGGAAGACGAGAAGCAGAGTCAATAACTCTAGAAGTTACAATCCAAGTTTATCGTAGACGTCTTCAGCAGGCCGTATCCAGTGGTGATCTGATGGAGGCGGATAGTAAAGCTGCCTATCTTCAGAATCTTTGTGAAGAGCTGCACTTTGATCCAGAGAAGGCCATAGAGATACATGAAG AAATTTACCGGAGAAAACTTCAGCAACTGGTAGCTGATAAAGGTGAACTCAGTGACGATGATGTAAAAACTTTGGAGCAGATACAGATTATGTTCTGCATTCCAAAGCAAACAGTCGAAGCAGCTCATGCAGATATCTGTGGTGGTGTATTTGAGAAG CTCGTCAAGGAGGCAATTGCTTCTGGTGTAGATGGATATGATGCGGAGACTAAGAAGGCTGTCAGGAAAGCTGCCTTTGGTTTGCGCTTGACTAGGGAGGTTGCAATGTCAATTGCCGGTAAAGCA GTCCGCAGGATTTTCATCAACTACATTCAACGGGCAAGGGCTGCTGGTAGCCGCACTGAGTCTGCAAAAGAACTAAAGAAGATGATAGCTTTCAATACTTTGGTTGTCACCGAACTAGTTGCGGATATTAAAGGGGAGCAGACGGAGTCTGCTGATAGTCCACCTGAAGACCCAACTACGAAGGAGGAACAACAGACAGAGGATGATGAGGAATGGGAATCCTTGCAGTCACTCCGAAAAGCACGACCAAGCAAGGAGAACACTGCTGGGAAAGCTAGTCAGAAGGAGATAAATCTTAGAGATGACCTTCCTGAAAGGGATAGAAACGACCTTTACAAAACATACTTAATGTATTGTCTAACAGGTGAAGTTACCAGGATTCCATTTGGAGCTCAAATCACTACGAAGAAGGATGATTCAGAGTATGTTTTGTTAAACCAACTCGGTGGGATACTTGGTTTGACTGACAAGGAGATTGTTGATGTTCATCGCGGTTTAGCTGAACAGGCTTTCAGGCAGGAAGCTGAGGTTATTTTGGCCGATGGACAATTGACCAAAAATAGGATTGAGCAACTTAACGAGTTGCAGAAGAATGTCGGATTGCCACCTCAGTATGCACAAAagatcataaaaaatataaccaCAACAAAACTGTCAGCAGCTCTTGAAACTGCTGTTGGCCGGGGACGGCTTAGCATAAAGGAAATCAGAGAACTGAAAGAAAATGGAGTTGATGTGGACAACATGATCACTGGAAGCTTACGGGAGAATCTCTTCAAAAAGACTATTGATGCTATCTTCTCATCTGGTACTGGAGAGTTTGACGATGAGGAAGTGTATGAGAAAATCCCGAAGGATCTCAACATCGATGCTGAGAAGGCCAGACAAGTTGTTCATGAACTTGCTCAGGCTAGATTATCGAATTCTCTTGTTCAAGCAGTAGCGCTGCTTAGACAGAGAAACAATCAAGGAGTG GTTAATTCTCTGAACGACTTGTTAGCCTGCGACAAGGCTGTACCCGCAACCCCCGTTTCATGGGAGGTGCCTGAGGAACTGGCAGACCTCTTCCTCGTGTACTTGAAAAGCGATCAGGCGCCTGAGAAAGTAGCAAGAGTACAGTATCTACTGAACATCAGCGACTCGACAGCAGAATCTTTACGAGCTATGAAAGACAAGGGATCATCAAATGGATCAGCTGAGCAGGAGGAGTTcgtattttga